A single region of the Streptomyces vilmorinianum genome encodes:
- a CDS encoding class E sortase, giving the protein MTAGSPWFRATNLPEPEPEPTTAYESPAYEPIADPEPAFPEATVPEAPYEPYEPYETAYEPVYEPVYELPEPRDETMPLRTVEQAVTPPPGPGRAERRRAAKGKGRRGAAAAASAPAAETPAAPLSRVEARRAARAAKESVGVVASRVVGELFITFGVVMLLFVTYQLWWTNVRAGQQTDKAKEQIEEAWSQGRAPGAFEPGQGFAIMYIPKLDVVVPVAEGISKPKVLDRGMVGHYGEGKLKTAMPSDKQGNFAVAGHRNTHGEPFRYINQLKSGDPIVVETQDAYYTYEMASILPQTSPSNIAVIDPVPKGSGFQGPGRYITLTTCTPEFTSTYRMIVWGKLVEERPRSKGKPDALVG; this is encoded by the coding sequence GTGACGGCGGGGTCGCCGTGGTTCCGGGCGACGAACCTGCCGGAACCGGAGCCAGAGCCGACAACGGCGTACGAGAGCCCGGCGTACGAGCCGATAGCGGACCCCGAGCCGGCGTTCCCTGAGGCGACGGTCCCCGAGGCGCCGTACGAGCCGTACGAGCCGTACGAGACCGCCTACGAGCCCGTCTACGAGCCCGTCTACGAGCTCCCCGAGCCGCGGGACGAGACGATGCCCCTGCGGACCGTGGAACAGGCCGTGACGCCGCCTCCCGGCCCCGGCAGGGCCGAGCGCCGGCGCGCCGCCAAGGGGAAGGGCCGCCGAGGCGCGGCGGCTGCCGCGTCCGCGCCGGCCGCGGAGACGCCCGCGGCCCCGCTGTCCCGCGTCGAGGCCCGCCGCGCGGCGCGCGCCGCGAAGGAGAGCGTCGGGGTCGTCGCCAGCCGGGTGGTCGGCGAGCTGTTCATCACCTTCGGCGTGGTCATGCTGCTGTTCGTCACGTACCAGCTGTGGTGGACGAACGTCCGGGCCGGCCAGCAGACCGACAAGGCCAAGGAACAGATCGAGGAGGCCTGGTCCCAGGGCCGCGCACCGGGCGCCTTCGAGCCGGGTCAGGGCTTCGCCATCATGTACATCCCCAAGCTGGACGTGGTCGTCCCGGTCGCCGAGGGCATCAGCAAGCCGAAGGTCCTGGACCGGGGCATGGTCGGCCACTACGGCGAGGGCAAGCTGAAGACCGCGATGCCCTCCGACAAGCAGGGCAACTTCGCGGTGGCCGGCCACCGCAACACGCACGGCGAGCCGTTCCGGTACATCAACCAGCTGAAGAGCGGCGACCCGATCGTGGTCGAGACCCAGGACGCGTACTACACGTACGAGATGGCGAGCATCCTGCCCCAGACCTCGCCGTCGAACATCGCGGTGATCGACCCGGTGCCGAAGGGATCGGGCTTCCAGGGTCCGGGCCGGTACATCACGCTGACCACGTGCACCCCCGAATTCACCAGCACGTACCGCATGATCGTGTGGGGAAAGCTGGTCGAGGAACGCCCGCGCAGCAAGGGAAAGCCGGACGCGCTCGTAGGCTGA